In Pseudomonas sp. MYb327, one DNA window encodes the following:
- a CDS encoding FAD-dependent oxidoreductase, whose amino-acid sequence MSAVNKVLIVGGGIGGLCAAIALRRKGIEVDLIELKSEWTVYGVGIIQQSNVVREMAKLGVLDGYLDAAYAFEDVAIYGPAGQLLARIPGQRLAGPEYPANVGISRLALHKVLSETALELGAKVRLGLSVESLNDTGDSVNVLFTDGTNAVYDLVVGADGLFSKVRHLLFGDTYTPRFTGQSVWRYNFPRAPQIDHLANYQSAEGNAGLVPLAGDLMYLFLTSHEPSNPWMDPATLAEQMRQRLQGFTGLIGELREQITDSSQVVYKPMEVVFVDEPWYRGRVLLIGDAAHATTPHLGQGAGMAIEDAIVLSEELTRDGSIEQQLERFMARRFERCKFISESSVLAGDKEMQHDREFDRIGLVKQMLALTAEPI is encoded by the coding sequence ATGAGTGCAGTGAACAAAGTTCTGATCGTGGGCGGTGGCATTGGCGGTTTGTGTGCGGCCATCGCACTGCGGCGCAAGGGCATTGAGGTCGATCTGATCGAGCTCAAGTCAGAGTGGACGGTGTATGGCGTCGGGATCATCCAGCAAAGCAATGTGGTCCGCGAGATGGCCAAGCTGGGTGTGCTGGATGGTTATCTGGATGCGGCGTATGCCTTTGAAGACGTCGCCATTTACGGCCCGGCCGGTCAGCTATTGGCGCGCATTCCTGGTCAACGCCTGGCAGGGCCTGAGTACCCGGCCAACGTCGGCATCTCGCGTCTGGCGCTGCACAAAGTTCTCAGCGAAACGGCGCTGGAGCTCGGCGCCAAAGTACGTTTGGGTCTGAGCGTTGAATCCCTGAACGACACCGGCGACAGCGTAAATGTGCTGTTCACCGATGGCACTAACGCTGTCTACGACCTGGTGGTCGGCGCTGACGGCCTGTTCTCCAAGGTTCGCCATTTGCTGTTCGGCGACACCTACACACCGCGCTTCACCGGCCAATCGGTGTGGCGCTACAACTTCCCGCGTGCTCCACAAATCGATCACCTCGCCAACTACCAGAGTGCCGAAGGCAATGCCGGTCTCGTTCCATTGGCCGGTGACCTGATGTACCTGTTCCTCACGTCCCACGAACCGTCCAACCCGTGGATGGACCCGGCGACGCTGGCCGAGCAGATGCGCCAGCGTTTGCAGGGGTTCACCGGCCTCATCGGCGAACTGCGCGAGCAAATCACCGACAGCAGCCAGGTGGTCTACAAGCCGATGGAAGTGGTCTTCGTCGACGAGCCCTGGTATCGCGGTCGCGTGCTGTTGATCGGCGACGCTGCCCACGCGACTACACCGCACCTCGGTCAGGGGGCCGGCATGGCGATTGAAGACGCCATCGTGCTCAGCGAAGAACTGACCCGCGACGGCAGCATTGAGCAACAACTCGAGCGCTTCATGGCGCGCCGCTTCGAGCGCTGCAAGTTCATCAGCGAAAGCTCGGTGCTGGCCGGTGACAAGGAAATGCAGCACGACCGCGAGTTCGATCGCATCGGCCTGGTCAAGCAGATGCTCGCGCTGACGGCCGAGCCCATCTGA
- a CDS encoding LysR family transcriptional regulator, with protein sequence MRFNHLDLNLLVALDVLLEEQNITRAAERLHMTQSATSGVLGRLRSYFEDELLVQVGRKMQPTPYAKELAKPIREVLLTIQSSITAKPVFDPTTSKRHFRLVTSDYLISVLFAQVIQKIHQEAPNITFEMLGPGDNSGELLVRGEVDLMIVPERYIIEGHPHKLLFEEEHVCVVWSGNAQVGDSLSLEQYMDMGHVSVGFGRTRHLSIEEWFMNQYGFNRRIEVITNDFNTLPQLVVGTQRIATMHQRLARLYAEHLPLRILNPPVKIPVMREVMLWHRSVDGDPMHRWLRERICEFIQHLEQDPIAARDTSHPESRLVN encoded by the coding sequence ATGCGTTTCAACCACCTGGATCTCAATCTGCTGGTGGCACTCGATGTATTGCTCGAAGAGCAGAACATCACCCGTGCCGCCGAACGCCTGCACATGACGCAGTCCGCCACCAGCGGCGTACTGGGGCGTTTGCGCAGTTATTTCGAAGACGAACTGCTGGTGCAGGTCGGGCGCAAAATGCAGCCCACGCCCTACGCCAAGGAACTCGCCAAGCCGATTCGCGAAGTGCTGCTGACGATTCAATCCTCGATCACCGCCAAACCGGTGTTCGACCCCACCACCAGCAAGCGCCACTTTCGCCTCGTTACCTCGGATTACCTGATCAGCGTGCTGTTCGCCCAGGTCATTCAGAAGATCCATCAGGAAGCGCCGAATATCACCTTCGAGATGCTCGGTCCTGGCGATAACTCCGGTGAATTGCTGGTTCGCGGCGAGGTCGACCTGATGATCGTGCCCGAGCGCTACATCATCGAAGGCCACCCGCACAAACTACTGTTCGAGGAAGAACACGTCTGCGTGGTATGGAGCGGCAACGCCCAGGTCGGTGACAGTTTGAGCCTTGAGCAGTACATGGACATGGGCCACGTCTCTGTCGGTTTTGGTCGCACACGGCACTTGAGCATCGAAGAATGGTTCATGAACCAGTACGGCTTCAACCGCCGTATTGAAGTGATCACTAACGACTTCAATACCCTGCCGCAACTGGTCGTCGGCACCCAACGCATTGCCACCATGCACCAGCGTCTGGCGCGGCTGTATGCCGAGCATTTGCCGCTGCGCATCCTCAACCCACCGGTAAAGATTCCGGTGATGCGCGAGGTTATGCTCTGGCACCGCAGCGTGGACGGCGACCCCATGCACCGCTGGCTGCGCGAGCGCATCTGCGAGTTCATCCAGCATCTGGAACAGGATC
- a CDS encoding DUF1329 domain-containing protein translates to MTHNKKTGAFKLKALCFALLGSLAICSQLTLAATAEDAAKLSKNLTPFGAERAGNADGSIPAWDGGYTKVDPSFKEGGKRTDPFAADKPLFSITSKNLAQYAGKLSDGTKEMFKRFPDTYRIDVYQTRRTAAAPQWVYDNTLKNATRAKLVDSSAGPVPEGAFGGIPFPIPKNGAEAMWNHVLNWRGTSVSMHFRHYLMTADGKQVMTTDGQAIQEMPYYYQDGSPESFAGDYWLFRLLNVGPPLRAGEQIMGRTNINGDLSQAHVYLTGQRRVRKLPNACCDTPTPATAGVMSFDELSVFQGRMDRFNWKLVGKQEMYIPYNTNKVQAAAKPEDLFLAHHMNPDYVRWELHRVWVVEADLAPGKRHQLPKGRYYLDEDTWQAMLGDRWDANGQLAKTLWSLPAVLPDLPAQAQLSSGFYDLTSGAWFIQNVYTGLPEQYGMVDRYKASEFSPAAMAGAGVR, encoded by the coding sequence ATGACCCACAACAAGAAAACCGGAGCCTTCAAGCTCAAAGCCCTTTGCTTCGCACTGCTCGGTAGCCTGGCCATTTGCAGCCAACTGACGCTGGCTGCAACGGCGGAAGACGCGGCCAAACTGTCGAAAAACCTGACGCCTTTCGGCGCCGAGCGCGCCGGCAATGCCGACGGCTCCATTCCGGCCTGGGACGGTGGTTACACCAAGGTTGATCCTTCGTTCAAGGAAGGCGGCAAGCGCACCGATCCGTTCGCCGCAGACAAGCCGCTGTTCAGCATCACCTCGAAAAACCTGGCGCAATACGCCGGTAAACTCAGCGACGGCACCAAGGAAATGTTCAAGCGTTTCCCCGACACTTATCGCATCGACGTGTACCAGACCCGTCGCACCGCCGCCGCGCCGCAGTGGGTGTATGACAACACGCTGAAAAACGCCACACGCGCCAAACTGGTCGACAGCAGCGCCGGGCCTGTTCCCGAAGGCGCGTTTGGCGGCATCCCGTTCCCGATTCCGAAGAACGGTGCCGAAGCCATGTGGAACCACGTGCTGAATTGGCGTGGGACCTCGGTGTCGATGCATTTTCGTCACTACCTGATGACCGCCGATGGCAAGCAGGTCATGACCACTGACGGCCAGGCCATTCAGGAGATGCCGTATTACTACCAGGACGGGTCGCCGGAGTCGTTTGCCGGTGACTATTGGCTGTTCCGCCTGCTCAACGTCGGGCCACCGTTGCGCGCCGGCGAGCAGATCATGGGCCGCACCAACATCAATGGCGACCTGTCCCAGGCCCACGTTTACCTGACCGGCCAGCGCCGGGTGCGCAAACTGCCGAATGCCTGCTGCGATACGCCGACACCAGCGACTGCCGGGGTGATGTCCTTCGACGAATTGAGCGTGTTCCAGGGCCGCATGGACCGCTTCAACTGGAAGCTGGTGGGCAAGCAGGAGATGTACATCCCCTACAACACCAACAAGGTGCAAGCCGCCGCCAAACCTGAAGACCTGTTCCTCGCTCACCACATGAACCCCGATTACGTGCGTTGGGAATTGCACCGGGTATGGGTGGTCGAGGCCGATCTGGCACCGGGCAAGCGTCACCAGTTGCCTAAGGGCCGTTACTACCTCGATGAAGACACCTGGCAAGCCATGTTGGGCGATCGCTGGGATGCCAACGGCCAACTGGCCAAGACCCTGTGGTCATTGCCGGCAGTACTGCCAGACCTGCCTGCACAAGCGCAATTGTCTTCGGGCTTCTACGACCTGACCTCCGGCGCCTGGTTTATCCAGAACGTCTACACCGGCCTGCCTGAGCAGTACGGCATGGTGGATCGCTACAAGGCCTCCGAGTTCTCGCCGGCGGCGATGGCGGGTGCCGGGGTTCGTTGA
- a CDS encoding DUF1302 domain-containing protein has protein sequence MVSSTTATLARRPVSSSAPFAFSLAAALVLCSQAAHAFSVDTGNPDFNLRWDNTVKYSAAWRTQNPSSKLSEGQVALNQDDGDRAFKKGLISNRTDILSELDMSFKNVGARLSGAAWYDSSYQHDNDNDDPARANARSVAYDEFTDDTRHLHGGDGELLDAFVYWNGEVADHSTSVRAGRHGLIWGESLFFGANGIAGGMAPVDVVKAQSVPNTQFKEITRPVNQLSGTFQLTNDVSLGAFYQLEWEETRLPGAGSYFSTSDTIGEGNERLIVGAPFPAFLGGNPASPAAFFHGNDKEAKSSGQGGLQLKYSAETVEYGLYAIQYHDKTPKLYLKPSTGAPNFSTGQIGEYYWVYPEDIRAFGASFSTTVDEYSFAGEASMRWNMPLVSNGQTVLPGVVADNDDDALYAVGRTAHVNLNVLASFGPNFIARESGLVGEIAWNRLLSVTKNRAALDPNATDDGLGFKVVYTPTYRQFFSGIDISIPVGLSYFPLGKSAVVSSFGPDNGGDMNIGITATYLDRVTAGLTYTHYYGAEDTNLNAASQFNYKQSLKDRDYLSFSVKTTF, from the coding sequence ATGGTTAGTTCTACGACTGCGACGCTTGCGCGCCGCCCGGTCAGCTCGTCTGCACCCTTTGCTTTTAGTTTGGCCGCGGCGTTGGTGCTGTGCAGCCAGGCAGCGCATGCCTTTTCGGTGGATACCGGCAATCCGGATTTCAACCTGCGTTGGGATAACACCGTGAAGTACAGCGCCGCCTGGCGTACCCAGAATCCCAGCAGCAAACTGAGCGAGGGCCAGGTGGCGCTCAACCAGGACGACGGTGATCGGGCCTTCAAAAAGGGCCTGATCTCCAACCGTACGGACATCCTTTCCGAGCTGGACATGTCGTTCAAAAACGTCGGCGCGCGCCTCAGTGGCGCCGCGTGGTACGACAGCTCATACCAGCACGACAACGATAACGACGACCCGGCACGGGCCAACGCGCGTTCGGTGGCCTACGACGAATTCACCGACGACACCCGTCATCTGCATGGCGGCGACGGTGAATTGCTCGATGCGTTCGTGTACTGGAACGGCGAAGTGGCCGATCACTCCACGTCCGTGCGTGCCGGTCGCCACGGCTTGATCTGGGGCGAAAGCTTGTTCTTTGGGGCCAACGGCATTGCTGGTGGCATGGCGCCGGTCGACGTGGTGAAGGCGCAGTCCGTACCCAACACCCAGTTCAAGGAAATCACCCGGCCGGTCAATCAGTTGTCGGGTACGTTTCAACTGACCAACGACGTGTCGCTCGGTGCCTTCTACCAGCTGGAATGGGAAGAGACACGCCTGCCAGGTGCCGGCAGTTATTTCTCCACCAGTGACACCATTGGTGAAGGCAACGAACGTTTGATCGTGGGCGCGCCATTTCCTGCATTCCTCGGTGGCAATCCCGCCAGCCCGGCGGCGTTCTTCCATGGCAATGACAAGGAGGCGAAAAGCTCGGGGCAGGGCGGCTTGCAGTTGAAGTACAGCGCGGAAACGGTCGAGTACGGCCTGTACGCAATCCAGTATCACGACAAGACACCCAAGCTGTATTTGAAACCCTCTACTGGCGCGCCGAACTTCAGCACCGGCCAGATCGGCGAATACTACTGGGTATACCCGGAAGACATTCGTGCCTTTGGCGCCAGTTTCTCCACCACCGTCGATGAGTACAGCTTCGCCGGTGAAGCCTCGATGCGCTGGAACATGCCGCTGGTTTCCAACGGTCAAACCGTCCTGCCCGGTGTCGTCGCCGACAACGATGACGATGCGCTCTACGCAGTCGGCCGTACCGCCCACGTCAACCTCAACGTCCTGGCTTCGTTCGGGCCGAACTTCATCGCCAGGGAATCCGGACTGGTCGGTGAGATCGCCTGGAACCGCCTGCTGAGCGTCACCAAAAACCGCGCCGCCCTTGACCCCAATGCCACCGATGACGGCCTCGGGTTCAAAGTGGTTTACACCCCGACCTACCGCCAGTTTTTCTCCGGCATCGATATCAGCATTCCGGTCGGCCTCAGCTATTTCCCGCTGGGCAAATCGGCCGTGGTCAGCTCCTTCGGTCCGGACAACGGCGGCGACATGAACATCGGCATCACCGCCACCTACCTCGATCGCGTCACCGCCGGCCTGACCTACACGCATTACTACGGCGCCGAGGACACCAACCTCAACGCCGCCAGCCAGTTCAATTACAAGCAATCGCTGAAAGACCGGGACTACCTGTCTTTCTCCGTCAAGACCACGTTTTAA
- a CDS encoding VOC family protein: MNIIGLDALIFGVDDIQACTDCLRDYGLAPVDVDSNGGRFEALDGTAVIIRRADDPTLPVAIGPAPSIRETIYGVASAADLDAIEDELARDRQVTRENGVLHSVDDMGFAIAFQVTVRKAYDAPDDLTNAAGHSPQRPLNQPGITLDMSAVPRTLSHVVYFVPDAAKAEAFYAERLGFRTTDTFVGAGPFMRPAGSDDHHCLFMIQTPPHMKGCEHFTFHMGSGTEVLLAGTRFEQKGWTSFWGPGRHLFGSNWFWYFNSPLGCHIEYDADMDKHDDAWEARRAPLSADNSQLFLFNSKEKWAPGGPPPKQG, encoded by the coding sequence ATGAACATCATTGGCCTTGATGCCCTTATTTTTGGCGTCGATGACATCCAAGCCTGTACCGATTGCCTGCGTGACTACGGCCTTGCGCCGGTTGATGTCGACAGTAATGGCGGGCGTTTTGAAGCACTGGACGGCACGGCCGTGATCATTCGCCGTGCAGACGACCCAACCTTGCCGGTTGCCATCGGCCCGGCGCCGTCGATACGCGAAACCATCTACGGCGTTGCCAGCGCGGCGGACCTCGACGCCATCGAAGACGAGTTGGCGCGGGATCGTCAGGTCACCCGAGAAAACGGCGTGTTGCACAGCGTCGACGACATGGGATTCGCAATCGCTTTCCAGGTAACCGTGCGCAAGGCGTACGACGCCCCGGACGACCTGACCAACGCCGCCGGCCATTCGCCGCAACGCCCGCTGAACCAGCCCGGCATTACCCTCGACATGAGTGCGGTGCCACGCACCTTGTCCCACGTGGTGTATTTCGTCCCCGATGCCGCTAAGGCCGAAGCGTTCTATGCCGAGCGCCTGGGCTTTCGGACCACAGACACCTTTGTCGGCGCCGGGCCTTTCATGCGACCCGCGGGTTCCGACGATCACCATTGCCTGTTCATGATCCAGACCCCTCCGCACATGAAGGGCTGTGAGCACTTCACCTTTCACATGGGCAGCGGCACTGAAGTGCTGTTGGCCGGCACACGTTTCGAGCAAAAAGGCTGGACCAGTTTCTGGGGCCCGGGCCGTCATCTCTTCGGCTCGAACTGGTTCTGGTACTTCAACAGTCCACTGGGTTGCCACATCGAATACGACGCCGACATGGACAAACACGATGACGCCTGGGAGGCACGCCGCGCGCCGCTGTCAGCCGATAATTCGCAGCTGTTCCTGTTCAACTCGAAAGAAAAATGGGCACCCGGCGGTCCGCCACCCAAACAGGGTTGA
- a CDS encoding Rieske (2Fe-2S) protein — MSHSDFPLCRMDELVEGQARGFDPLQRGKDSVFAVVHEGNIRIYRNSCPHLDVRLEYRKDRFLSADGQLIMCYAHGAQFLPSTGECVYGPCLGQKLEALPWRVEEGWLLLQMPGVEAETAQLEVSRLEIHRIPTRD; from the coding sequence ATGAGCCACAGCGATTTTCCCCTGTGCCGGATGGACGAACTGGTGGAAGGGCAGGCGCGCGGATTCGATCCATTGCAACGCGGCAAGGACAGTGTTTTTGCCGTAGTGCACGAGGGAAACATACGGATTTATCGCAACAGTTGCCCTCATCTGGACGTACGCCTGGAGTATCGCAAGGACCGTTTTTTGTCTGCCGACGGCCAGTTGATCATGTGTTACGCACACGGGGCGCAGTTTCTCCCGAGTACCGGGGAATGCGTCTACGGCCCGTGTCTGGGCCAGAAACTGGAGGCATTGCCGTGGCGTGTGGAGGAGGGCTGGCTGCTGCTGCAAATGCCCGGAGTGGAGGCCGAGACTGCTCAGCTTGAGGTATCGCGTTTGGAGATACATCGCATCCCTACTCGCGATTAG